The genomic region CGTCCACGCTCACGCCCTTGAAGGTGGTCGAGCAGCGAGGAACGAGCGTGTCGAGACCCGTCATGTCTCGACCAGGTACACCGGCAGAAAGAACTCCACCGGTCCTGTCGGATCCGGTCGACGTCGTTCGTAGTACCGGTGAGGCCGCCGCCGGGGCGACCACCTGCCGAGGAGTCACCATGAGCGCCACCTATACCTTCGACATCTTCTCCACGCTCGACGGCTACGCGAGTCACCGCGGCGACTGGGGCGGCTACTGGGGCAAGCAGGGCCCGGAGTTCCTGGAGCACCGCGCCGCCATCTATCGCGAGCCGCAGCGGGTCGTGCTCGGGGCCACCACCTATGCGGAGAACGCGACGTTCGCCGACCCGGAGTTCGACCGCAGTCAACTGGACGAGTGGATCCTGCGGATGTACGACGCTCCGGTCACGGTGCTGTCCGGCACGCTCACCGAGCCGCACGACTGGCAGAACACCACGATCGAGTCCGGTGATCCGGTGGAGCTGGTGACGCGGCTCAAGGCCGAGTCCGACGTGCCGCTGCGCTCGCACGGCAGCTTGACCCTCAATCGAGCCCTGCTGAATGCAGGTCTCATCGATGCCATCCAGGTGATGGTGTTCCCGGTGATCTCCGGCAGCACGGGGGTGTACCGGATCTTCGAGGGCGTCGAGGATTTCGACCTCGAACTGCTCGACGCCCAGACCTTCGACGGCAACACCCAGGTGCTCACCTACCGGCCGACCCGCCACGGTTGAGGCCCCTTCGGCAGTCGAGCAAGCGACGAATTCGCGCGACGCGATCCCACTTGCGCTCGCACGGCTTGTCTCCCGGGGCCCACCCCCATCTCCGCCGGTGATCTCGGCGCTCGTCCCTTGAGCCGAGTTGACGACGATCGAGCGGACGGAGTGAGTCGAGATCCCGTCTGGGACCCGCCGCCGACACCAACGCCGATGCCCCCACCCGACCCGGGACATCAGGTCGAACGGGGGCGTCGGCGCAGCAGAAGTCAGTACGTCAGAACAGGCTCAGACAGTTGCCGATACCGACGATGCTGCCGGCCTGCTTGGCCAGGCCCTTCCAGAAACCGTCGACGTCAGCGCGGTGCTTGGCCGACATCCTCTTGTGCTTCAGCTTGTCCCACAGGCCCTTCAGCGCCGCCTTGATGCCGCCGACCTTCTTCAGCAGCGCCTTGAGCTTCGCCGACTTGTTGACCACCTTCATGATCTTCGCGCCGATGTACGCAAGCTTCCCGGCGCTGCCGAAGATGAACGAACCGATCTCCAGGATGCACTTCGCCACGGTGAGCGGGTTGACCCACATCAACCGGATCGCCGAGATCTGGATCTGGGCCAACGAGGGGGCGACGGCCGCTGCGATCCGCGGGGCAGTGATCTCGGCTCGTGGCGTCGGCGCGAGCGCCTGCTCGATCTCCTGCAGATCCGTTGCGGTCAGCGCGATCCGCTCACCGCCGATCGACAGGACGACCATTTCGGCGGCCGCAGGAGCGGCAGCAGTATGGACGGGTGCTGCGGAGGCTGCACTCGTCGAGCCGACGATCATCCCGACCGCCATCACCACCACCAGGCCGAGGCTCTGGATCTTCTTGCGCATCATCTGAATCGCACTCCTTCTGCCGACCGGAAAGGACCTGGCCAATTCATACCGTCGGATCAGGGGCGCGGACTGGTCGCAGACGGAAAAATCAATTACTTCTCTCCGAGGCCACCGGCAGCGGCTCATCACGGCAGCGACGAGGTGCGTCGGGACCTCGGCCACTTCCCCACCGTGCTCCGGACTCGTCGGTGCAGATCTACACGTGACACGGGCGCCGGTCAGGTGCACAATTTCCGTGTGGGTCACGGGATGACTCGCAGGTTCCACGGAACACTGCCAATTTGTACCCTGTCTCCCGTGGCCCACACCCATGCCCGCCGGGGATCTCGGCCGTTCGGTGATCGAGCGACCGAGGAATGAGGGAGTCAAGACCCCGTCGATATCGACCGGGTTTCAAACGCGGCCCGTGCTGATGCGCTCGTCCCAGTCCGTCCGTCGCTCGTTCACGGAGCGACCAGGTCTGCTGCCGTTCGCCGAGCCGACCTGACCCAGGGGTCTCAGCGCGCATCCGTGCAGGTGAAAGCCGTTGTCGGTAGTCGCTGATGTTCTGTTCGGCTGCCCGATGGGTGGCTGTCGCACCGAATTCGGAGGCGGCACCGCAGGACGAAGGATCGAGAATGACGACAAACGCAACACCAGGCACGGCCGCCGCAGCCGGGGAGGCGCAGGGACACGAGCCGACGTCGAGCCACCGCGGTCTGGCCCGACCCGCTGTGGAGCTGATTCGAGTGCGCGCGCTCCTCGGCGAGCTGGGTCAACCGTGGACTCGGCTCTACGAAGAGCGCCTTTCGCGCTACCGGTGGCGACGCTACTGGCCGATCGCGGTGGGCCTGCTTGACGTGGTCGCTGTCATCGCTGTGGCTGTCGCTTTCGCTGGTTTCGTGCCCCGGATCGATGCCGCGGTGGTGGCAGTGATCGTCGTGACCGGCATGCACTTCGCAATCCTCGGGCTTACCAAGGCCACGCTGTCCATCGCCCTTGGCAACGGCCCGGTGATGGATGCGTTGGGAGCAGGTGCTCGTTGCCTCTCCGGCATCGAGCATCGCCTGATTGCAGAACATCGGAGCGGTGGCCCTGTGCTGCCGGTTGACCTGCAGATTCCGGTTCGTTCGTGCGCAAGGGCAGCCCAAAAGCTCTATTCGAGGCGGTCGGGTGGTCCGTGGACACCGCACCATGCGC from Nakamurella sp. A5-74 harbors:
- a CDS encoding dihydrofolate reductase family protein, which produces MSATYTFDIFSTLDGYASHRGDWGGYWGKQGPEFLEHRAAIYREPQRVVLGATTYAENATFADPEFDRSQLDEWILRMYDAPVTVLSGTLTEPHDWQNTTIESGDPVELVTRLKAESDVPLRSHGSLTLNRALLNAGLIDAIQVMVFPVISGSTGVYRIFEGVEDFDLELLDAQTFDGNTQVLTYRPTRHG